The genomic region AGCGCAGGCCGGCGTGGGCATCGCGATGACCTTTCTCTTCACCGTGATGTGCTTCTTTCTGGGAATACTGGACATGGTGCAGACCTTCGTCGCGCGGGCGACCGGCCGGGGCGACGCCGGGAAGGCCGCCGCCTACGGTTCCGCGGGCTTTCATCTTGCGCTCCTGTTCTCCATCCCGACCGCCCTGACCGCCTTCGGTTCGGATTACTTCTTCGAGCTTCTCGGAACGACGCCCGAGATCATCCCGGCGGCGTCGGCGTACTTTCGCATCCGGATGATCGGGTGCGTGTTCTTCTACCTGTCGCGCACTTCGGACGCATGGTTCCGCGGCATCGGAGACACGCGGACGCCCATGTTTGTGACGGTGGCCGAGAACGCCCTGAATGTCGGGATCAGCCTTGTGCTGATTCTCGGATGGGAGCGCGCCGGGATTCCCGCCATGGGCGCGAGGGGGGCGGCACTCGGAACGGTGATTGCCACTGCGGCCCACACACTGGCGAATGCGCTGATTGCGGCACGAATGCGCGCGCGTGGGCGCCCGTCACCCGCATACTTTGTCCGAAGCCGGCTGGATTACCTTCGCAAGACCGTCCGGGTCGGGTTCCCGAGCGGCATCCACTGGTTGCTGGATGTCGGGGCATGGACGGTCTTCACCTTCACCGTGGCCAGCATGGGCCCCACCCCCGTGGCCGCAAACCTGATCGCGCTGACCGTGGTGCGTGCCGCATTCATGCCCGGCTACGGCATTGGAACCGCCGGGCAGACACTGGTGGGGAAGTACCTCGGTGCCGGGGACGATGACTCTGCCGAACGCGCAGGGTGGGCGACCGTTCGGGTCGGGGCGGTGTACATGGCGTTCATGGGAGTGATCTTCCTGACCTTCCGCACGCCCTTGGTTGCGCTCTTCAACGGCGACCCCGAAGTGATCTCACTGGGGGCACGCCTTCTTCTGTGGGGCGCGGTCTTCCAGTTGGGCGACGGCGTGTGCGTGACGCTGAACGGGGCGCTTCGCGGCGCGGGGGACACACGATTCGTCATGAAGGCCGGGATACTGACTTCGTGGCTCTTCTTCCTCCCGGTCACGCTGGTCCTGATTCATGTCTTCGGGCTGGGCGTGGAAGGCGGATGGATCGGGATCTGCGCGTGGGTCTTCTCCCAGGCGATTCTCTTCGCGAGAAGGTTTCAAGGCGGCGCGTGGAAGCGAGTTCTGAGAGTGGAGGAACCTCGGCCGGTTCCAGAAGCGGAAGTTGTGTGAGACAATGTTCCGCCCCCTGACAGGGAGAACCGATGGCACCGAACGATGATCGATCCCGGACATTCGAGCGCACCGAGTACCGTCGGGTGATCGCATGGCCGGAACGCATTCGTAGAGAAGCACCTTTTCTGAGCGCCACCGTGGGGCAGGCCTCGCCTCGGCGCCTCCTGGATGTCGGGTGTGGAACGGGCGAACACGCCGCGCACTTCGCCGGGCAGGGCTGGGATGCGGTCGGGATCGACATCGCGACGAACATGATTGACGACGCGCTCGAACTGGAGGGCGCCGCACAAAGCGGCGGCTCGCTTCGCTTCGAAGTGCGTGCGGCAGCCGAAGCGGGCGGCCTCCCCGACGCTCCGTTTGGCGCGGCCATCTGTCTCGGGAACACGCTGGCATTCCATCGCACGGAAGAGGAGCTTCTGGCCACCTTCCGGGGGATCGCCGCCGCTCTTGCGCCCGGGGGGCTCTTTCTGTTCCAGCTCCTGAACTACCGCAGGATTCTGGAGAAGCGCGTGCGTGATCTTGCGCCGGGGTTTCGTCCCCTTCCGGAAGAGGAGGGGGACGGGGAGATTGTGTTCGCGCGGTTTCTCGACCCGAAGGATGACGGAACCGTGGACTTCTACCCGGTGACGCTGACGCTGCGGCCCGACTCGGAAGAGCCGGTTCGGTTGCGATCCGCGCGATGCGTGACGCACCGGGGCTGGGTGCGCGCCGAACTGGAAGACGCACTCACACGGGCGGGCTTCTCGGACTTCTCCGCATTCGGAACAATGGCGGAGGTGCCGTACGATCCCGAGTGCTCCCCGGACCTGGTGATGATGGCCCGGCGCACCGGGGGCGAATGACATGTTGCTTCTTGCGGGAGTTGTGGTCGCGGTCTGCACGCTGGACGGGCAAGTGGTCGAAACAGGCGGATCGCCGCTCGGTGGCGTGGCGGTCGTGGACGCGGTCCGCGATACGGTACTGGCGACGACGACCGGCGACGGTCGGTTCAAAGTGACCGTCGGCGCGGGTGACCCCGTTCTGGAGTTTCGGTCTCCCGATCACGCGCCCTTCGTTCAGGCGACCCGTTGCGGCACCACGCTCAAGGTGTCGCTCATGCCACGGGTGTTTCGAATGGCACCCGTGAGCGTTCAAGCGGATCGACTCCGGCGTACCGGAGAGGTCACAATGTCGCGCGTGGATCGCCCCGGTCCGGGTTTCGTGCGGGAGGCATCGGCGGGTTCACCGTCATTGACGCAGGCCGTCGCGCAACTGCCCGGCGTGGGAGCGGTCGGCCGGGATGGATTCACGGCGGCCCCCACGATTCGCGGGATGGGACGCGGCCGGTCGGTCGTGTTGCTGGAAGGCATGCGCCAGTCTTCAGACCGGGGGGTCGGTCCAAGCGCGAGCTTTCTGGATCCAACGCTGGTCGGCAGCGTTGCGGTCGTGCGAGGTGCGGCGGGCGTGGCGTGGGGAAGCGGCGCCATGGGCGGCGTGGTCCGGGCAGGGCTGCCCGACCCGCCGGACGCATGGAGCGCGGAGGCGCGGGCCGCGCTCACCACAAGTCTCGCGGGGAGGCTTGCGACCGCGCGTATCGGCGGGCCGATTACCCCGGGGTGGGCCGCGACCTGCGCGCTTTTTCGGCGGACCGCCCTGGACTATCGTTTTCCGTCAGGCAGCGGCGATCCAGCTGGCCGCGCCACCAACTCCGGACTGGAAAGCACCGGCGGAGCGGGCATCGTCTCGGGAAGTGTCGCGGGCGGGACGCTTCGCATCGCCGGAATCTGCACGAATGCGGATGAAGTCGGGCGCTCCACCACGAAACCCAACCGGCTCGATACCATCGAAGAGGAAGGGCACCGGCAGATCTCCGGCCGCTTCGCACGGGAAGAGAACGACTCCCGAACGGAGATCGCCGGAGGCGTTCATCGGTCGTGGACCACAAACCGGGGTGAACGGTTTGATGACGAAGGAACACGCACGCAGACCGGTCACCTCCGAAACGAATCGTGGGATGGCTCCGCGTCCGTTCTTGTAGAGCGATGGGAGGGGCGTGGCGCGTGGTTGGGCGGGCTGGACGCGTTCTTTCGAAGGGATGTCGATGCGGCCGAGACGGTGGTTCCGTTTGCGGGAGGCGTGCCCGGAGGCGCGACCACCCGGGACCTCGTGCGTGACGGATCGCGCACCGACATGGGGGTCTTCGCGGCGAGAAAGTGGAACCCGCACCCCGCGACCGAAGTGCTGCTCGCCGCCCGTGCGGACCTTGCGAAGCGGGCAGCCCGCGACAGGGACGACGCCACCTGGCTTGCGCCCAGTCTCACCGCGTCGGTGGTGTGGCCGCTTGCTCCCGCGTGGACCGGGACCGCGGGACTTTCACGGTCGTTTCGCGCTCCGAGGCTGTCGGAGATGGTGTTCGAGGGGGACAGACCCGGCGGATACCGTCTGGCCAACCCGGATCTGGAACCCGAGACCGCATGGTCCGCGGAAACGGGGTTTCGCTGGGAGTCCGGTGCATGGTCGGCGGAGGGAGCGGTGTGGGGGATGCTGGCGCACGACCTCATCGTGCAACTTCCGGTCGATGTCGCGGGA from Gemmatimonadota bacterium harbors:
- a CDS encoding MATE family efflux transporter; protein product: MEGSGPSSPPPHALPPPEARGRTREVLHLAWPAVINMISITLLGTADTILMGRVGTEAQAGVGIAMTFLFTVMCFFLGILDMVQTFVARATGRGDAGKAAAYGSAGFHLALLFSIPTALTAFGSDYFFELLGTTPEIIPAASAYFRIRMIGCVFFYLSRTSDAWFRGIGDTRTPMFVTVAENALNVGISLVLILGWERAGIPAMGARGAALGTVIATAAHTLANALIAARMRARGRPSPAYFVRSRLDYLRKTVRVGFPSGIHWLLDVGAWTVFTFTVASMGPTPVAANLIALTVVRAAFMPGYGIGTAGQTLVGKYLGAGDDDSAERAGWATVRVGAVYMAFMGVIFLTFRTPLVALFNGDPEVISLGARLLLWGAVFQLGDGVCVTLNGALRGAGDTRFVMKAGILTSWLFFLPVTLVLIHVFGLGVEGGWIGICAWVFSQAILFARRFQGGAWKRVLRVEEPRPVPEAEVV
- a CDS encoding TonB-dependent receptor, producing the protein MLLLAGVVVAVCTLDGQVVETGGSPLGGVAVVDAVRDTVLATTTGDGRFKVTVGAGDPVLEFRSPDHAPFVQATRCGTTLKVSLMPRVFRMAPVSVQADRLRRTGEVTMSRVDRPGPGFVREASAGSPSLTQAVAQLPGVGAVGRDGFTAAPTIRGMGRGRSVVLLEGMRQSSDRGVGPSASFLDPTLVGSVAVVRGAAGVAWGSGAMGGVVRAGLPDPPDAWSAEARAALTTSLAGRLATARIGGPITPGWAATCALFRRTALDYRFPSGSGDPAGRATNSGLESTGGAGIVSGSVAGGTLRIAGICTNADEVGRSTTKPNRLDTIEEEGHRQISGRFAREENDSRTEIAGGVHRSWTTNRGERFDDEGTRTQTGHLRNESWDGSASVLVERWEGRGAWLGGLDAFFRRDVDAAETVVPFAGGVPGGATTRDLVRDGSRTDMGVFAARKWNPHPATEVLLAARADLAKRAARDRDDATWLAPSLTASVVWPLAPAWTGTAGLSRSFRAPRLSEMVFEGDRPGGYRLANPDLEPETAWSAETGFRWESGAWSAEGAVWGMLAHDLIVQLPVDVAGDTLRHENRTQGRLAGVEAAWSWTPDGGAGRVLAGYAFVYGADGQGNPLPDIPSGEFRLGGEWRLRKSMTARASVRAGSAKTPPSGGVDERWYSTLLGETGVGGDEAGHPGYARWDIGLRTDMGRPLAGARWTMDVTVSNVLDSRYADRPEANAYPQPGRTLTLELSARR
- a CDS encoding class I SAM-dependent methyltransferase; this encodes MAPNDDRSRTFERTEYRRVIAWPERIRREAPFLSATVGQASPRRLLDVGCGTGEHAAHFAGQGWDAVGIDIATNMIDDALELEGAAQSGGSLRFEVRAAAEAGGLPDAPFGAAICLGNTLAFHRTEEELLATFRGIAAALAPGGLFLFQLLNYRRILEKRVRDLAPGFRPLPEEEGDGEIVFARFLDPKDDGTVDFYPVTLTLRPDSEEPVRLRSARCVTHRGWVRAELEDALTRAGFSDFSAFGTMAEVPYDPECSPDLVMMARRTGGE